In a single window of the Candidatus Celerinatantimonas neptuna genome:
- the gor gene encoding Glutathione reductase → MTQPANEFDYLCIGAGSGGIASANRAARYGQKVALVEANQVGGTCVNVGCVPKKAMWFGAQIAEAIHLYAPDYGFDVNLNHFDWATLVKNRQAYIDRIHGSYDRVLGNNEITRIHGFARFVDAHTVEVNGVHYRAKHILIATGGRPTLPNIPGVEHGITSDGFFALNEQPKRVAVIGAGYIAVELAGVLHALGSETHLAVRKHAPLRAFDPMLSETLMEMMAEHGPTLHTHSIPKRLDKQADGSLILTFENDATLHVDCVIWAIGREPNTDQINLSAAGVELNEHGYIKVDEYSNTTAEGVYALGDNIGKIELTPVAVKAGRLLSERLFNHKPDAKMDYDLVPTVVFSHPVIGTIGLTEPQAREYYGNEQIKIYTSSFGAMYTAVTRNRQLTKMKIICAGADEKVVGLHGIGLGMDEILQGFGVAMKMGATKADFDACVAIHPTSAEELVTM, encoded by the coding sequence ATGACACAACCTGCAAATGAATTTGATTATCTATGTATTGGCGCTGGAAGTGGCGGCATTGCCTCAGCCAATCGGGCTGCCCGATATGGACAAAAAGTTGCGTTAGTCGAAGCGAATCAAGTGGGTGGGACCTGTGTCAATGTCGGCTGTGTCCCGAAAAAAGCCATGTGGTTTGGTGCTCAAATTGCCGAAGCCATTCACCTATATGCCCCAGATTACGGATTCGATGTCAATCTGAACCATTTTGACTGGGCAACACTGGTGAAAAATCGCCAGGCCTATATTGACCGGATTCACGGTTCATACGATCGCGTGCTGGGCAATAATGAGATTACCCGCATCCATGGTTTTGCCCGGTTTGTCGATGCCCATACCGTTGAAGTGAACGGCGTACACTACCGCGCCAAACATATTTTAATCGCAACCGGTGGTCGCCCGACGCTACCGAATATTCCGGGAGTCGAACACGGCATCACGTCCGATGGGTTTTTTGCCCTCAATGAACAACCCAAACGAGTTGCTGTTATCGGAGCCGGTTATATTGCAGTTGAGCTGGCTGGGGTACTGCATGCGTTGGGCAGTGAAACGCATCTGGCCGTTCGCAAACATGCACCACTGCGAGCCTTTGACCCGATGCTCAGCGAAACACTGATGGAAATGATGGCAGAACATGGCCCGACCCTGCACACGCACAGCATTCCAAAACGTTTAGATAAACAAGCAGATGGCAGCTTAATCCTCACATTTGAAAATGACGCAACACTGCATGTTGATTGTGTCATCTGGGCCATTGGCCGTGAACCCAATACCGATCAGATCAATTTATCCGCCGCCGGGGTCGAATTGAATGAACACGGCTATATCAAAGTTGACGAATATTCCAATACCACCGCCGAAGGAGTTTATGCACTGGGTGATAACATCGGCAAAATCGAGCTAACCCCGGTTGCAGTGAAAGCAGGGAGGCTGCTTAGCGAACGGCTATTCAATCACAAGCCTGACGCTAAAATGGATTATGACTTGGTTCCAACCGTGGTCTTTAGTCACCCGGTGATCGGCACGATTGGTCTTACAGAGCCTCAGGCACGCGAGTACTACGGCAACGAACAGATCAAAATCTATACATCCAGCTTTGGCGCTATGTACACCGCTGTAACCCGCAACCGGCAACTGACTAAAATGAAAATCATCTGTGCCGGAGCCGATGAAAAAGTTGTGGGTCTTCATGGCATCGGGCTGGGAATGGATGAAATATTGCAGGGCTTCGGCGTGGCCATGAAAATGGGCGCAACCAAAGCTGATTTTGATGCCTGCGTCGCCATTCATCCAACCAGTGCAGAAGAATTAGTAACAATGTAA